The following coding sequences lie in one Maribacter forsetii DSM 18668 genomic window:
- a CDS encoding response regulator transcription factor: MKKTKIIIADDHLMFLEGINTILVDMPEIGEVHLATEGKQVVRLLKQFEIGLIISDINMPKMDGIELLTEIKKKHSTVKIIMLSMLDNHRTVHKVIQKGADGFVPKFTSKEELQKAVRTVLDGEQYFSEVIKQRYMESIFERKKYKNIELSPREKEVLSLLADELTSKEISEKLFISVNTVETHRKNILLKTGSKTTTGAVKYAIESGLFD, translated from the coding sequence GTGAAGAAAACAAAAATCATTATAGCAGACGACCATTTAATGTTTTTAGAGGGTATCAACACCATTTTAGTCGACATGCCCGAGATTGGAGAAGTACATCTTGCGACAGAAGGAAAACAGGTTGTTCGGTTACTGAAGCAGTTTGAAATAGGATTGATTATCAGCGATATCAATATGCCAAAAATGGACGGTATTGAATTGTTGACCGAGATAAAAAAGAAACACAGTACCGTAAAGATTATCATGTTGAGCATGTTAGATAATCACAGAACGGTACACAAGGTCATTCAAAAAGGTGCCGACGGATTCGTACCAAAATTCACCAGCAAAGAAGAATTGCAAAAAGCGGTACGCACGGTTTTAGATGGCGAGCAATACTTTTCTGAAGTCATTAAGCAGCGATATATGGAAAGTATTTTTGAGCGTAAGAAGTATAAGAATATTGAGCTTTCCCCACGAGAAAAAGAAGTGCTTAGCCTGTTAGCAGACGAACTGACCTCCAAAGAAATATCAGAAAAACTATTTATATCGGTAAATACAGTAGAAACGCACAGAAAGAACATTCTTCTAAAGACAGGGTCAAAAACAACTACTGGAGCCGTGAAATACGCCATTGAATCTGGCTTGTTCGACTAA
- a CDS encoding tetratricopeptide repeat-containing sensor histidine kinase: MKLITLHKILIVFLFLGVYTNSWSQNKEENKLIDSLSYVYQKNVYSQPLLAKEAAQKWLKESEKLGLKTHTIRAHYALANLGNISGDYKTAVSETQKTIELLKELEMENGLAASYNILALGYKNLGNYPKAMESFLECLRYAEKMDDTQQEANAYQNIATLYVLQKEYKKATENLDRAADLYRELGDDDGVLVTLFNYASILKEQGKYDAAREHFKTVLDYREKEGNKAVVTYINMNLSQMLVKENKYKEAVISLKKTLTLLKEVDFKSDMVIILNDLGLCESKLGHTKQAISYFEQALEMGEEQSIRQYKSDIYKNLSQLYQDKGDYKKALAFYEKGVSTLSQQNSLDKEKYVAELQERYETQLKETRIDLLEKEQKLGEAELQKAELTVKRQRIIRNAFIAGFVLVLISLLILRHQYFKRLKIQQELSMQREENADQKINQMIKDYRLSAAEKYQQGQDEERARLAREIHDGIGSDLAGIKIAFEHYIEDQQEKPQTKRILMAINNACTDVRGLSHQLHPPAFASLGFTNFLGDFIDQISENATIDFQTFFYPKENINQLPDAFLADVYRVVQELVNNILKHAEATNAEVQLTKHEDHLNIVVNDNGKGFHEHKKQGIGLRNIKERLQKMKGSLDIDTSTNSGTTITIDIPLKQTL; encoded by the coding sequence ATCAAAAAAACGTGTATTCGCAGCCCCTATTGGCAAAAGAAGCTGCACAAAAATGGCTTAAAGAAAGTGAAAAATTAGGGCTGAAAACACATACTATCAGGGCGCATTACGCACTGGCGAATCTGGGCAATATTTCGGGCGATTATAAAACTGCGGTGAGTGAAACCCAAAAAACCATTGAACTGCTAAAAGAGCTAGAGATGGAAAACGGCTTGGCGGCAAGCTATAATATTTTGGCGTTGGGCTATAAAAATCTTGGCAATTACCCCAAAGCAATGGAAAGCTTTTTGGAGTGTTTACGGTATGCCGAAAAAATGGACGATACCCAGCAAGAAGCAAATGCCTACCAAAATATAGCCACCCTTTACGTTTTACAAAAAGAATATAAAAAGGCGACCGAAAATTTAGACCGTGCCGCTGACCTCTACAGAGAATTGGGAGATGATGACGGCGTACTGGTAACCCTCTTTAATTATGCGAGTATTTTAAAAGAGCAAGGAAAATATGATGCAGCTCGTGAGCATTTTAAAACCGTTCTAGACTATCGTGAAAAAGAAGGGAACAAAGCGGTAGTTACGTATATCAACATGAATCTTTCACAAATGTTGGTCAAAGAGAACAAGTATAAAGAAGCGGTTATTTCTTTAAAGAAAACCTTGACCCTTTTAAAGGAAGTCGATTTTAAATCGGATATGGTCATTATTCTGAACGACCTTGGTTTGTGCGAAAGTAAATTAGGGCATACAAAACAAGCCATTTCCTATTTTGAACAAGCTTTGGAAATGGGCGAAGAACAATCCATCAGACAATACAAATCGGACATCTACAAGAACCTTTCTCAATTATATCAAGATAAAGGTGATTACAAAAAGGCACTAGCATTTTACGAAAAAGGAGTGAGTACCCTTTCGCAGCAAAACTCATTGGATAAAGAAAAGTATGTTGCCGAGCTACAAGAGCGCTATGAAACACAATTGAAAGAAACGCGAATAGATTTACTTGAAAAAGAACAAAAACTGGGCGAAGCCGAACTGCAAAAGGCAGAACTTACGGTAAAAAGACAACGTATTATTAGAAATGCTTTTATTGCCGGATTTGTTTTGGTCCTGATTTCCCTGCTTATACTTCGCCACCAATATTTCAAGCGCTTAAAAATTCAGCAAGAACTAAGTATGCAACGCGAAGAAAATGCCGACCAGAAAATAAACCAGATGATCAAAGATTACAGGTTATCTGCGGCAGAAAAGTACCAACAAGGTCAAGATGAAGAACGTGCACGCCTGGCACGAGAAATTCATGATGGTATAGGCAGTGATTTGGCAGGAATTAAAATAGCTTTTGAGCATTACATAGAAGACCAACAAGAAAAACCGCAGACCAAAAGAATATTAATGGCAATAAACAATGCGTGTACAGATGTTCGCGGACTCTCCCATCAATTACATCCGCCTGCTTTTGCATCGTTGGGATTCACAAATTTTCTTGGTGATTTTATTGACCAAATTTCTGAAAATGCAACCATAGATTTTCAAACATTTTTCTATCCAAAGGAAAATATTAATCAATTGCCCGATGCCTTTCTTGCCGATGTATATCGCGTAGTACAAGAACTGGTTAACAACATTTTAAAACATGCAGAAGCTACCAATGCAGAAGTACAGCTTACCAAGCATGAAGACCATTTGAATATTGTGGTCAACGATAACGGAAAAGGTTTCCATGAACATAAAAAACAAGGTATAGGACTGCGAAACATTAAAGAACGTTTACAGAAAATGAAAGGTTCTTTAGACATTGACACCAGTACCAACAGCGGAACTACTATTACCATCGACATTCCTTTAAAACAGACATTGTGA